In Bradyrhizobium sp. 200, the sequence CCGTGCCGTAGCCGCCGCTCGCGGCCATCGCCGCCACGCCGTTGGCGAACTCGACCTCGCCAACCGGCCGGAACGCCTCAGGCCCGCGCGCGCGGTACATCGAGCGGCAATCGACATAGACGGTGGCGACGATGTTGTGGCCGGAGGCGATGTCGGCCGCCATCTCCTCGATCATGTAGTGCAGGCCGCCGCGATCCCAGAGATGGTGATGCGGATCGACGATCGGCCGGGCGGGATCGATGATCTCCTCGGTGTGCAGCGCGAGCCAGTCCTCGCGCGGATCGGCGTAGAGCCCGCTCTTCGAGGCGGGTGCAGTGCTGGCCATGAGTTTCGTTCCTCTGTTTTTTATTATTCGGGTTGTTTTCCCGTCATTGCGAGGAGCGAAGCGACGAAGCAATCCATTTCTCGGCTTGTGGAACTATGGATTGCTTCGCTCCGCTCGCAATGACGGCGGTGGCGACGCGTGCCTTCGGCTTACACCCCTTCCAGAATGATCACCGTCGGCGTGCCCGGCAGCGTATCCCGTGAAATCTTCAGCGTCCGCTCGGTCCGCTGGTCGATGACGAATTGCTGGCCGATCAGCCGCATGAACTCGTCGAGCGGGGTGGCGAAGCGGTGCATCGGCAGCACGATGGAGGAGCGCAGGCGCTTGGTGATCTCGGAGACGCCGTCGAGCGACATCGTATAGGTGCCGTCGATCGGCACCATCAGGATGTCGAGCCGGCCGATCGCCGCGAAGTGCGTCTCGTCGAGCTTGTGGTGCAGGTGTCCGAGATGGCCGATGCAGAGGCCGGCGACCTCGAAGATGAAAATCGAGTTGCCGTCCTTGATCATCGCGCCGGAGCCCTCGCCATAGTAGCGGCGGATATCGGTGGGGACGTTGCGGATATAGACGTCGCCGACGCGCGTTGAGACATGCGCCGCCTGTCCGTTCTCGCCCCAGCCGTGCAGAACGTGCGGAATTTTTGGATCGGGAAACAAGGTATAGTGCGTCGAGTGCGCACGATTCATGGTGACGACGTCGGGCAGCCTGCCGGTCCGGTAGGCGCCGTTGAAGTCGGTCCCGATCCGCACGCCGCCCGGCGTGTCGATATAATAGGTGGAATGTCCGACATAGGTGATCGCGACCTCTTCCGCCTTGGCGGCCATGCGGCGAAGGCTGACCGGCACGGCGCGCGGCGGGGCGTTCGCCATCGCAAGGCACTCGCTGCGCAACGGCTGCTGCTGGGCGGTTGCCGGGACGATCAGCGAACCGAGGAAGGCGAGGGCTGTGGCAAGGGATACGTTAAGCGATCGCAACATGGCATGACCCATCCGCGGCAAAGGCCGCGGCCGGCACTGTATCGCCGAATTTTGGAAACGTCATGGTGGCATTCGCGCACGGCAGCGCGGCGGATTTGCTTCATCGGGGGCGGTCGATACCGTATTGTAAAGCGCAACCAGGGAGTTTTGCCGTGACTGAAAAGACCGCCCCGCACGCCCCGTCATCGAAACGGCTGGAGCCGTTGCGCCAGGTCGATGCCGGCGTTCTCAGCATCGCCTATTACGAGGCAGGTCCGTCCGATGGACCGGCCGTGATGCTGATGCACGGCTTCCCCTATGACATTCATTCCTATGTCGACGTCGCGCCGCAACTGGCTGCCCAGGGATGCCGTGTCATCGTCCCCTATTTGCGCGGCTACGGTCCGACCCGGTTTCGCGACGCGAGCACGCCGCGCTCGGGCGAGCAGGCGGCGGTCGGCGCCGACATGATGGCGCTGATGGACGCGCTTGGCATCAAGCGCGCGGTGTTCGCGGGCTACGACTGGGGCGGCCGCGCGGCCTGCGTCGGCGCGGCGCTGTGGCCGGAGCGCTGCATCGGGCTCGTCTGCGTCAATTCCTACCTGATCCAGGATATCGCCAACGCCATGGCGCCGCAGCGTCCCGAACGCGAGGCGGCGCTGTGGTACCAGTATTACTTCCAGCTCGAGCGCGGCCGCGCGGGACTGGCCGCCAACCGGCGCGAGATCGCCAGGATATTGTGGGCGCAATGGTCGCCGAACTGGCCGTTTGACGATGCCTGTTTCGAGCGCGCCGCGATCGCCCACGACAATCCCGATTACGTCGATGTGGTGATCCATAGCTATCGCCACCGCTTCGGCCTTGCCGAGGGCGATCCGCAATATGCTGACATCCAGCGCAGGCTGGCGACGCTGCCGCCGATCACCGTACCAACGATTACATTGGACGGCGCAGGCGATGGCGTTGCGCCGGCAACCGATGGCACCGCCAGCGCGTCAAAGTTCACCGGCCGCCGCGTCCATCGCGTGGTGCCGCGCGCCGGACACAATCTGCCGCAGGAAGCGTCCGAAGCGTTTGCCGCGGCGGTGACGGAGTTGATCAAAGCGTAGGTCGACTTTGCCGCATGGTCAGCGGCTGCGGAAACAACCATTCTCCCTGCACAAGTTCTCCAAGAAGAACAGAATTTTACGGGGCGGAATTCCATGGCAAAGCGTCACGTCATCCTTGCGGTCTGGCTTGCATCCTTTGTCTTCATCACATCGGCCACGGCCGAGGAGTTCCCCAGCCGTCCAATCATCTGGGTCGTGCCATTCGCGCCGGGCGGCATCACCGACACGACGTCGCGCATCGTTGCCGAGGAAATGTCGAAGACGCTCGGTCAGTCGGTCCTGATCGATAATCGCGGCGGCGGTGGCGGCACGGTCGGCACCGAACAGGTGGCGCGCTCCAAGCCCGATGGCTACACGATGATCTACGGCACGCAGGGCACGATGGCGGCCAACGTCACGTTGCGCAAAAACCTGTCCTACGATCCGCTGACGAGTTTTCTGCCGGTGCATCTGGTCGGCGAAAGCCCGAACCTGTTCGTGGCCTATCATGAGGCGCCCTATAATTCGGTGCCCGAATTCATCGCCTACGCCAGGCAGAATCCGGGCAAGGTGACGTTATCTTCCTCCGGCGTCGGCACCGCGACGCATCTGGTCGCCGAATTGTTCAAGACGGTTGCCGGCATCGAGATGCAGCACGTGCCTTACCGGGGCAGCGCGCCGGCACTGAACGACATGATTGCTGGCCGCGTCGATGTCATGTTCGATTATCCGGTCTCGGTCGGTCCGCATGTCCAGGCCGGCAAGCTGAAGGTGCTGGCCACGACGGCGCCCGAACGGCTGCGCGCATTTCCAAACGTGCCGACCATGGCCGAACTCGGCATGAAGGACATGACGACTCAGAGCTGGTCCTCGATCATGGTGCCCGCAGGCACGCCCGCGCCGGTCGTCGACCGGCTGGCGGCGCACGCGCATGCGGCGCTGACATCGGAACGCGTGCGCACGCATTTCGAAAAAGTCGGCACCCGCCCGATGACGCTGCAGAAGGCCGAGATGATCCCGTTTATCGAAAGGAGATCGTGCGCTGGCGCGATGTGATCGAGCGGGCGGGGCTGGAGAAGCAGTAAAGCCGCCCCGGAGCCTATCGCGTCAGGCCGTCGCCAGCCGGTCGAGCAGGGCCAGCATGACCGGCGCGTCGGGCATCGGCAGCACCGCATCGATTCGCTCGATCAGGCGCGATTGCAGCAGCGGATTGCGTGCCTTTCCGACTGTCCCGAGCGGGCCGCGAAATCCATGCTCTTCCCAGGCGAGTTCGAGCAGGCTCTCGTTCACAAGGGCGTCGATCAGTTCGTCGGCGGCGCGGTCGATGCTGATGAGGGGATGGGCCGAGAACGCCGTCGGCCGCGGATAGAGGATCACCGGCTTGGAGGGCGCGCTGGCCTCGACCCGCTTCCAGCGGTCGGCGTCCTGCAGCACCCATTCGATTAGCTGGTTTTCGTAGCCGACGATCAACGGCTGCGCGCCGGCGCCGCCGGCCACGTAATCGTCGAACAGTTTGCCTGACGACGGCGGCTTGTAACCCATCCGGCGGAACACGGTGGCAACGTCGCCGTCGATGCGCCCGAGCGAATCGAGCGCGATGACGTCGCCGCTGAGCAGGCTGGCCGTGAGCCCTGCAAACATGAAGCCCGAATTGGACTTGTTGGGATCGGTGGAGACGATGCGCGCGCGGCCGAACAGGCCGCTTACGCCCATGGCCTCCCAGGTTTCGCCGGCGATAACGGCCTTGAGCACCCTCAGCAGATCGACCGTATAGCGTGGACCGCCCGCGGGCTCGGCAAAGCCGCCTTTCACCAGACCGTCGGCGATGCGGTCCCACGAATAGAGCACGATCGGCGAGTTGAAGATCACCTGGTCGCGCGAAATTTTAACGCCCGAGTTACGTGCGACTTCCACAAGCACAGACGACGAGGGCCACAGAAACTGCGGCTTCTGGTCCAGCAGCGTGCGTTCGCGCACCATTTCGACCGATCCGGCGCGCCTTGCATCGAGAATCAGTCCGAACCGGCGCTCAAGCAGGCTCCGGACGCGGGCATTGGCGAGGAGCCCTTCCTTTTCGCCGCCGGCAAAGCCGAACAACCGCTTCGGCTCGCCGAACCGGCCCGCTATTTCGGGATGCTGACGCAGATAGACATAGCCGCCGGTGCCGGCGGCGCTTGCCGCGAGCATTCCAATTCCGAAGGCCCGGCGCGAAATGGCCATCAGGCTCTCCTCTTGCCTGGGTCGGGGGAAACGGGAAGTTGCGGCGGTGGGCCGAGATCCTCGTCAAGTGAACTCTTCAGCAGCTTGAGCTCGATGTCGAGATTGCCGAGATCGGCTTCCTGCAGGTTGGCCGCATAATGCGTGAAGGCGGTATCGAGCCGGTCGATCAGATCGCTTGTCGCGGCGATACGCGCGGCATCGCGCGTGCTGCCCTTTTCCAGCAGGGCATAGGCCTCCGCAAGATCGGCCGCACGCGGCAAATAATAGGTCAGAAAACGCCGCACCCGGTCGACGCGGAGCGGATCCTCTTCGACGCCCGCGAAGATCTCGCGGGAAATGCGCGCCAGATGACGCACGCGTTCGGCGACCTTGGGCGTGCCGATCGAACTCACGGCGACTTCAAGCCGAACCGCAAGCGGCTCGGCATCGGTCAGGAGGCTGCGCGCGAACTCGATCTTGCCGCGCGCCACGCCGCTGGCGTCCAGCCCCTCGAACAGCTTGCGCGGCGATAGCAGAACCACGAGTCCTCCGCCCGCCGCCGCACTGACGAGGCCGGCGATCCAGAACGGCATGCCGACGCCGATGGCAAGCACCGGCAACAGGATGGCGGCAGCGGCGCCACCCGCAATCCAGTTCATCCCTGACCATGCCGATGGCATTCAGTTGTACCCTCGCACCGCGCGAAAAGCCTGGGTGAGACTCTTGGTGCCGTCGAACACCCTTCCGCCCGTCAGGGTGGCGAGGCTGTCGAGCTGGCTGCGGTCGGCGTCGTCACCGAAGGTGACGCCGAACACCGGCACGCGCCGTCCGTCGGCGCGCCACGCGGCCTCGAACGTCGTCATGGCGCCCTGGCTCTTGCCGTCGGTCATGATGACGATGGCCGGCAGGTGCTGGCCGGCATCGAGAACAGGCTTCATCTCGGCAAGCGCGCGTGCCCCGCAGGTGTAGAAGTCAGTGCCGTCGCGCGCGCGCAATTCGAGGGTTTTGGTGAGAATAGCGGTTTGATCATTATCGTCCCCGCTACCCGCCGCTGTCCACAGCACGCGATCGCTGAATGGCAGCACGATGATTCGGTCTTGCTTCGACCACTGCACCAGCACCTCGCGGGTGCGAACCGGCGTCAGCAGAAATCGCATGGCTTCGAGCAGTTGCTCTTCGCCGTGCCCCTTCATGCTCCCGGACACGTCAATACACAAAGCGGTCAGCGAAGGTCGCCGCAGTGCTTCCTGGTAGAGCGACAGCGCCTTTTGAATGACGGCGGGTTCCGGTGGCCGAACCACCGTAAGCGCGCGGCTCGGGTCGAGATTGGTGGCCGGATCGGCCTTGATCGGCGCCGCGCGGCCAAGCTCGACGCGCCGCCCGGTCGCCGCGATCCGCGCCTGGGTGTCGCCCTTGAGCAGAAAGGCCTGCAGGTCGGCGAAAAAGCTCTCGACCTCCTTGCCGCGCCCGCGATCGACAAAGCCGAGCGGGGAGTCACCGACCGATACGCCGTCCTCGGGATAGATTGCGTAGAGCGGCTCCTTTTTGTCGGCGATCAGCTTGTCGTTGGTCTCCTTGATGACGGCCTCGTAATTCCACATCGCTTCGTAACGCGCGCCGGTCCGCTCGCCTTCGCGGTAGAGATCGGCGAGCCATCCGCTCGATCCCGAGGAACGCTCGACGCCGCGCAACAGGCCGCGCACGGTGGCGAGCACCTCTGGCTTGTCGAGATCGCCTGATTCGATGAGATCGGGCTTGCCGATCCCGGCCGCCAGCATGGCGAGATAGGCCGAGGCGCCGGAATTCGACTGCGTCGCGGAGGTCATAAGGAATTTCAGCCGGCCGCCCTCGACAGCGGCGAGGATATCCTTCGTCGTCACCTTGGCGCCGACCCAGCCCAGCGCCTGCGCCTTGGACCGCTTGACGCCGAGGATAACCGGCATTTGCGCAATCGACTTGACCGATTTGACGCGCCGGGCGGTGTCGAACATGTCGATCCAGATCGACGCCGCGGGCCACACCGCGTCGGCGCCGGGGTCGTTGCCGGCCTTGAGCGCCAGCGCGATATCCAGCGAGCCCTGATATTTCACGCTGCAGTCAGCGCGGCGCGACCGGCAGAACTCCCGCACCATCGGCTCGAGGACGTCGTTCTCCGAACCGGACAGGATGGTGAATTGCGGGCCGGGCGCAGAGCAGGCGCCAAGCGCCAACGCGAGCAGCAGGCCGGCAGCAACCCGAAGCGCAGCTTTGTTCATGCGGGCGACTTGGACAACGCTGACTTCAGTTGGTCGGTCAATTGCGCCATCCGCTGTTCGATCTCGGCGCGCTTCCTGCGGCCCTCTTGCTGGACGTTGAGGACGCCCGCAATGGTATCGACCAGGTCGGTGTTGGTCTTCTCCAGCGTCGCGATGTCGACGATGCCGCGCTGCGATTGCTTCTCGATATCGATCGCCTGGGTCTTCATCATCTCCGAGGCCTGTTTCATCATCTCGTTGGTGGCGTCGGTGACGGTCTTCTGCAGGTCGAGCGCGGATTTCTGCCGGCTGAGACCGAGCAGCAAGATCATCTTCTGCTTCCAGACCGGGATGGTGAGCTCGGTCGTCGCCTGCAGGTTCTCGATCAGGGTTTCGTCGCCGGACTGGACGATGCGGATCTGCGGCAGTTGCTGAATGCCGATCTGGCGTGCCTGCTGTAGATAGAAGATGCGCTTTTCGAGCCGATCAAGCGCCTGGGCGGCGTCCTGATAGGTTTGCGCCGCCAGCATCGCGTCGCTGCCCTGGCCCGCCGCCTTTGCGGCCTGCTCAAGTTCGACCAGTTTGTGGCGGCGAAAATCCTCGGCAAACTCCTTGCCGGCCGCGATATGCGAATCGAGGTCGCCGAGCGAGGCCTTGGTCTGCTCGTGCAATTCATCCAGCACGGCGATGTCACGCCGCAGCGTTTCCTTGTTGCGATCGAGTTCGATACAGACGCGGTCGACCTGCGAGGACACGTCGTCGAATTGTTCGGAGAATCGTCGCAAGCGCGATTCCATCGAAGAGAACAGGCGGGAGAAGAAGCCGCTGTCCTTCAGCGAGGCGGGATCGAGACCGCGCGCCTTGGCCAGGATGTCGGACAGCAGTTTGCCTGTGGTCCCGAGCTCCCGGTTCTGGGTCTGGGCGAGGATCCGGTCGGCGAACTCGACCACCGAACGCTGCGCACGATCGCCGAAGGTGACGATGCGCGACCGATCGGAGATGTCGATTTCGGATTTGATGCGCGTAACTGCGGAGGCGTCCACCATGACCGCCGGGACATTGATGGTTTCGCTCATCGCGCTTCCTTCTCCTCAAGGGTTGATCCCCGCAGGCAACATGGTGCCGCAGCAGAGGTCTGGCAAGATAGCGTTCACACGCGAACAGATCGATGACGTCTCGCGCGCTCTGCTATTCAGGTCGCGACGAATCTATCCCGGGTTCAACAGGATAGTGAATAAGCTGGTAACGTAAATGACGCGACGTGAAGGCCTCGCTGTCATTGAACCGTCATCTGACTGTCATGTTCGTCGCGGGCTGATCTTCCATGTCGCCGCCAGGATCGCCGCGGTCATTGCGCCGCTGATGATTGCGGCGATCGGGATCGTCACGGCGAGAGCCGCGGTCGCGGCCCAGCCGATCGAGCAGAACGCTTCCGCGAATGTTGCCAGCCGCGACGAGGTCTGGCGGCGGCGGAACTGGCTGCGCTTGGCCTGCACGCGGAACCAGAGCTGGATCGCAGCCGCCGAGACGGTTGCGACGATGACGCCAAGCGCGGTCACGATCGCCTGCGTCAAGGAAGCAAAGGCCAATGCTGCGATCAGCGGCGCGAAGATGGCGCCAATGGCGATCAGTACCACCTCGATCTTGGCGCGGATCACGCGCGATGGTGGCAGCGGCGCAGTCGCGACCAAGTCGGCGGCGTCTTCTCCTGATATCGTCAGCCAGGCGAGGCCGCCGGCAAGCTGGCCCGCCGCCATCACGATCACGGGCGTGATCAGGACGATCGCCGCCGAGCTTTCGGAAAAACTTCGCCACAGCATCAAGGCCGGCGGCACCAGATAGAGCAGTTGCATCAGGGTTTGCGACAACAGCCACGGATCGCGGCGCAACAGCAGGAATTCCTTGGTG encodes:
- a CDS encoding 5-bromo-4-chloroindolyl phosphate hydrolysis family protein — translated: MPSAWSGMNWIAGGAAAAILLPVLAIGVGMPFWIAGLVSAAAGGGLVVLLSPRKLFEGLDASGVARGKIEFARSLLTDAEPLAVRLEVAVSSIGTPKVAERVRHLARISREIFAGVEEDPLRVDRVRRFLTYYLPRAADLAEAYALLEKGSTRDAARIAATSDLIDRLDTAFTHYAANLQEADLGNLDIELKLLKSSLDEDLGPPPQLPVSPDPGKRRA
- a CDS encoding MBL fold metallo-hydrolase translates to MLRSLNVSLATALAFLGSLIVPATAQQQPLRSECLAMANAPPRAVPVSLRRMAAKAEEVAITYVGHSTYYIDTPGGVRIGTDFNGAYRTGRLPDVVTMNRAHSTHYTLFPDPKIPHVLHGWGENGQAAHVSTRVGDVYIRNVPTDIRRYYGEGSGAMIKDGNSIFIFEVAGLCIGHLGHLHHKLDETHFAAIGRLDILMVPIDGTYTMSLDGVSEITKRLRSSIVLPMHRFATPLDEFMRLIGQQFVIDQRTERTLKISRDTLPGTPTVIILEGV
- a CDS encoding alpha/beta hydrolase produces the protein MTEKTAPHAPSSKRLEPLRQVDAGVLSIAYYEAGPSDGPAVMLMHGFPYDIHSYVDVAPQLAAQGCRVIVPYLRGYGPTRFRDASTPRSGEQAAVGADMMALMDALGIKRAVFAGYDWGGRAACVGAALWPERCIGLVCVNSYLIQDIANAMAPQRPEREAALWYQYYFQLERGRAGLAANRREIARILWAQWSPNWPFDDACFERAAIAHDNPDYVDVVIHSYRHRFGLAEGDPQYADIQRRLATLPPITVPTITLDGAGDGVAPATDGTASASKFTGRRVHRVVPRAGHNLPQEASEAFAAAVTELIKA
- a CDS encoding substrate-binding domain-containing protein — protein: MNKAALRVAAGLLLALALGACSAPGPQFTILSGSENDVLEPMVREFCRSRRADCSVKYQGSLDIALALKAGNDPGADAVWPAASIWIDMFDTARRVKSVKSIAQMPVILGVKRSKAQALGWVGAKVTTKDILAAVEGGRLKFLMTSATQSNSGASAYLAMLAAGIGKPDLIESGDLDKPEVLATVRGLLRGVERSSGSSGWLADLYREGERTGARYEAMWNYEAVIKETNDKLIADKKEPLYAIYPEDGVSVGDSPLGFVDRGRGKEVESFFADLQAFLLKGDTQARIAATGRRVELGRAAPIKADPATNLDPSRALTVVRPPEPAVIQKALSLYQEALRRPSLTALCIDVSGSMKGHGEEQLLEAMRFLLTPVRTREVLVQWSKQDRIIVLPFSDRVLWTAAGSGDDNDQTAILTKTLELRARDGTDFYTCGARALAEMKPVLDAGQHLPAIVIMTDGKSQGAMTTFEAAWRADGRRVPVFGVTFGDDADRSQLDSLATLTGGRVFDGTKSLTQAFRAVRGYN
- a CDS encoding tripartite tricarboxylate transporter substrate binding protein, producing MAKRHVILAVWLASFVFITSATAEEFPSRPIIWVVPFAPGGITDTTSRIVAEEMSKTLGQSVLIDNRGGGGGTVGTEQVARSKPDGYTMIYGTQGTMAANVTLRKNLSYDPLTSFLPVHLVGESPNLFVAYHEAPYNSVPEFIAYARQNPGKVTLSSSGVGTATHLVAELFKTVAGIEMQHVPYRGSAPALNDMIAGRVDVMFDYPVSVGPHVQAGKLKVLATTAPERLRAFPNVPTMAELGMKDMTTQSWSSIMVPAGTPAPVVDRLAAHAHAALTSERVRTHFEKVGTRPMTLQKAEMIPFIERRSCAGAM
- a CDS encoding toxic anion resistance protein, giving the protein MSETINVPAVMVDASAVTRIKSEIDISDRSRIVTFGDRAQRSVVEFADRILAQTQNRELGTTGKLLSDILAKARGLDPASLKDSGFFSRLFSSMESRLRRFSEQFDDVSSQVDRVCIELDRNKETLRRDIAVLDELHEQTKASLGDLDSHIAAGKEFAEDFRRHKLVELEQAAKAAGQGSDAMLAAQTYQDAAQALDRLEKRIFYLQQARQIGIQQLPQIRIVQSGDETLIENLQATTELTIPVWKQKMILLLGLSRQKSALDLQKTVTDATNEMMKQASEMMKTQAIDIEKQSQRGIVDIATLEKTNTDLVDTIAGVLNVQQEGRRKRAEIEQRMAQLTDQLKSALSKSPA